A window of Dehalococcoidales bacterium contains these coding sequences:
- the proC gene encoding pyrroline-5-carboxylate reductase: protein MKLTIIGGGNMAKAIIKALLESQAISAEEITVSDVNPENLKMLQNSLSVNTVSSNRAAICSADIVILAIKPQNLDELSKDLSRRFKPGQLIISILAGTPLARLITKLQHNEIIRAMPNTPAQIGMGMTIWTASEQVSAKQQRDAQTILSSMGSALCVSDEGYIDKATAISGSGPAYFFLFMEYMVDSAIKLGFDIETARKLVLQTAKGSITYAVSSSQNLSELRRQVTSPGGTTAEAIAYFESNDIKQIINGAIMAAYRKATEMGRH, encoded by the coding sequence ATGAAACTGACTATAATCGGTGGCGGGAACATGGCAAAAGCTATCATTAAAGCTTTACTTGAAAGCCAGGCAATTTCCGCGGAAGAAATCACTGTCAGCGATGTAAATCCTGAAAATCTGAAAATGCTACAGAACAGCTTGAGCGTCAACACCGTTTCCAGCAACCGAGCCGCGATCTGTTCTGCAGATATAGTAATTCTGGCAATAAAACCTCAAAATCTGGATGAGTTATCGAAAGATCTCTCCCGCAGGTTCAAACCTGGTCAGTTAATAATATCGATCCTGGCTGGGACACCCCTTGCCAGGCTGATAACCAAACTCCAACATAACGAAATTATTCGAGCAATGCCAAACACTCCAGCCCAAATTGGTATGGGTATGACGATCTGGACTGCGTCCGAGCAAGTGTCTGCCAAACAACAGCGGGATGCACAGACTATTCTTTCATCGATGGGGTCAGCCCTGTGCGTAAGTGATGAAGGTTATATAGATAAAGCAACTGCAATCAGTGGCAGCGGCCCAGCATATTTCTTCCTTTTTATGGAATATATGGTCGATTCAGCAATCAAGCTTGGCTTTGATATTGAAACTGCACGTAAATTGGTTTTACAAACTGCTAAGGGTTCAATAACATATGCAGTGTCATCCAGCCAAAACCTCTCGGAATTAAGGCGCCAAGTTACTTCACCCGGGGGCACAACCGCCGAAGCGATTGCTTATTTTGAATCAAATGATATTAAACAAATCATAAACGGGGCAATCATGGCCGCATATCGCAAAGCTACTGAAATGGGCAGACATTGA
- the leuS gene encoding leucine--tRNA ligase → MVPDYNPLIIEPKWQKKWDEDKLYKVTEDPSKPEWYALTMFPYTSGDLHIGHWYAMAPSDVHARFKRMQGFNVLHPMGFDAFGLPAENAAIKHGIHPHSWTMKNVENMRRQLKSIGAIYDWDREVITCQPEYYKWTQWFFLKLYEAGLAYRAKAPVNWCPKCNVVLANEQVVDGGCWRCETPVIRRALNQWFFRITRYADELMQHDGLDWPERIKTMQKNWVGRSEGAEICFDVDCDKETEGTIKVFTTRPDTVYGITYVVLAPEHPLVEKITTPDQADQVAAYVEATRKRTEIERLSTEKEKDGVFTGAYVLNHVNGERVPVWIGDYVLLSYGTGMVMGVPAHDYRDFAFAKKYGLPIKTVIAPPDWRGEELTEAYVDEGVMVNSASFNGMSSSEGRIKVTEYLSAKGWGDFAVSYKLRDWLVSRQRYWGAPIPMVYCQQCGIVPVNEDELPVMLPTDVEFANSGESPLKHHDGFLKTICPKCKGSAIRETDTMDTFMCSSWYFLRYTSPGFKQGAFNEAKLKYWMPVDLYTGGAEHAVMHLFYSRFFVKALRDIGLVDFNEPFTKLFNQGTIIVNRQKMSKSRGNVINPDHYVSTLGADVVRTYLMFVAPWEQGGEWNDSGISGINRWLNRVWNMSLDKYNPSDTIDTANVREFERNLHQTIRKVTQDIDSIHFNTMLSTLMELTNYLGKVKETGSVPGKYWEEAIKSLLLMLAPSAPHITEEIWQLRGLPYSIHNQPWPKWDEEKTRDEEITIVVQINGKLKGKINLPVNTSKEEVLEKAMTADRVSPYLQGKSVADIIYVPGRVVNLVVK, encoded by the coding sequence GGTATGCCATGGCACCATCCGACGTCCACGCCCGCTTTAAAAGAATGCAGGGGTTCAATGTATTGCACCCGATGGGCTTTGACGCCTTTGGTCTGCCAGCTGAAAATGCGGCTATCAAACACGGGATTCACCCTCATAGCTGGACAATGAAAAATGTTGAAAACATGCGCCGTCAGTTGAAAAGCATTGGCGCTATATATGATTGGGACCGCGAGGTTATCACTTGCCAGCCGGAATATTATAAATGGACCCAATGGTTTTTCCTCAAGCTTTATGAAGCGGGTCTAGCTTACCGCGCCAAGGCTCCGGTCAACTGGTGCCCGAAATGCAATGTTGTATTAGCTAACGAGCAGGTAGTTGATGGTGGATGCTGGCGCTGTGAAACACCAGTAATCAGGCGGGCTCTCAACCAATGGTTTTTCCGCATCACTCGTTATGCAGACGAACTTATGCAGCATGATGGGCTCGATTGGCCAGAAAGAATAAAGACCATGCAGAAAAATTGGGTTGGAAGAAGTGAAGGGGCTGAAATTTGCTTCGATGTAGATTGTGATAAAGAAACTGAGGGAACCATCAAGGTATTTACTACTCGACCTGACACTGTATACGGAATAACATATGTCGTATTAGCCCCCGAGCATCCTTTGGTAGAGAAGATCACCACGCCAGATCAAGCAGATCAAGTTGCTGCCTATGTTGAAGCTACTCGTAAGAGAACCGAAATTGAACGGCTTTCAACAGAAAAGGAGAAGGATGGGGTTTTCACCGGAGCTTATGTATTAAATCATGTTAACGGAGAGCGAGTCCCGGTCTGGATAGGGGACTATGTCTTGTTAAGCTATGGAACCGGGATGGTAATGGGTGTACCTGCTCATGACTATAGAGATTTTGCTTTTGCTAAAAAATACGGCCTACCAATAAAAACTGTAATTGCCCCTCCTGATTGGCGAGGTGAAGAATTGACTGAAGCATACGTTGATGAAGGAGTTATGGTAAATTCCGCTTCTTTCAACGGAATGTCTTCCAGCGAAGGCAGAATCAAGGTTACGGAATATCTTTCCGCCAAAGGGTGGGGTGATTTTGCAGTAAGTTATAAATTACGGGACTGGTTAGTCTCCCGTCAGCGCTATTGGGGAGCACCCATACCAATGGTTTACTGCCAGCAGTGCGGTATCGTGCCAGTAAACGAAGACGAATTGCCGGTTATGCTTCCTACCGATGTCGAGTTCGCCAACAGTGGCGAATCTCCATTGAAACATCACGATGGCTTTCTTAAAACGATCTGCCCGAAATGCAAAGGTTCTGCTATACGAGAAACCGACACGATGGATACATTCATGTGTTCATCGTGGTATTTTCTCAGATATACCAGTCCCGGTTTTAAACAGGGCGCTTTTAACGAGGCAAAACTGAAATACTGGATGCCAGTGGATTTGTATACCGGAGGCGCCGAACATGCTGTAATGCACCTGTTTTATTCCCGTTTTTTCGTCAAGGCGCTGCGAGACATTGGGCTCGTTGATTTTAATGAACCCTTCACCAAGCTATTCAACCAAGGTACCATCATCGTCAACCGGCAAAAAATGAGCAAATCCCGTGGAAATGTGATTAACCCTGATCACTATGTATCTACGCTGGGGGCTGATGTTGTGCGCACCTACCTTATGTTCGTTGCTCCCTGGGAACAGGGAGGGGAATGGAACGACTCTGGAATATCCGGAATCAATCGCTGGCTTAACCGCGTATGGAATATGTCACTTGATAAATACAATCCGTCTGATACAATCGATACTGCCAACGTGAGGGAATTCGAAAGAAATCTTCATCAAACAATACGCAAGGTAACCCAAGATATAGATTCCATCCATTTCAATACTATGCTCTCTACTTTGATGGAACTAACCAATTACCTGGGGAAGGTAAAGGAAACAGGCTCAGTTCCCGGCAAATACTGGGAAGAAGCAATTAAATCGCTCCTCCTGATGCTGGCTCCTTCCGCTCCCCACATCACCGAAGAAATTTGGCAACTGCGAGGTCTGCCCTATTCAATACACAACCAACCCTGGCCAAAATGGGATGAAGAAAAAACCCGAGATGAAGAAATCACTATAGTAGTACAGATAAACGGCAAGCTTAAAGGTAAAATAAATCTCCCGGTTAACACCTCAAAAGAGGAAGTATTGGAAAAGGCTATGACAGCTGACCGGGTATCACCATATCTGCAGGGGAAAAGCGTGGCAGACATCATATATGTCCCCGGCAGAGTAGTCAATCTGGTAGTGAAATGA